A genome region from Aliivibrio salmonicida LFI1238 includes the following:
- a CDS encoding SDR family oxidoreductase, whose amino-acid sequence MSTPKVAVITGGGRGIGAATSLLFSREGYAVCINYKSNAVAANKLAKTIIAEGGKCITVQADVSCEEEVTRLFSTVDSELGTLSVLVNNAGILKTQSRLEDMTADRINAILTNNVTSYFLCCREAVKRMSTRHGGLGGVIVNVSSGAARSGSPNEYIDYAASKGAIDTLTKGLSLEVAAEGIRVNCVRPGLIHTDMHADGGEPERIARLKSVIPLQRGGEPEEVAEAIYWLASEKSSFSTGNYLDLAGGL is encoded by the coding sequence ATGAGTACTCCAAAAGTGGCGGTTATTACCGGTGGTGGTCGAGGCATTGGTGCAGCAACCTCACTACTTTTTTCAAGAGAAGGTTATGCGGTGTGTATCAACTATAAATCGAACGCAGTCGCCGCGAATAAATTAGCTAAAACAATAATCGCAGAAGGCGGGAAGTGCATTACGGTTCAAGCGGATGTGTCTTGCGAAGAAGAGGTCACTCGACTATTTTCTACGGTTGATAGTGAATTAGGTACGCTATCTGTTCTTGTTAATAATGCTGGTATTTTGAAAACGCAATCACGCTTAGAAGACATGACGGCTGATCGGATCAACGCCATACTTACAAATAATGTCACGAGCTATTTTTTATGTTGTAGAGAAGCGGTCAAGCGTATGTCTACTCGACATGGTGGTTTAGGTGGTGTGATTGTTAATGTGTCTTCTGGTGCCGCACGGTCGGGCTCTCCCAATGAGTATATCGATTATGCCGCGTCAAAAGGTGCGATTGATACTTTAACGAAAGGGTTGTCTTTGGAAGTTGCAGCAGAAGGCATTCGAGTTAATTGTGTTCGCCCGGGGTTAATTCATACCGATATGCATGCCGATGGCGGAGAGCCAGAGCGAATAGCAAGGTTGAAGAGTGTGATTCCGCTACAAAGAGGGGGTGAACCAGAAGAAGTTGCCGAAGCCATTTATTGGTTAGCCTCAGAGAAATCGTCATTTTCTACAGGGAATTACTTAGATTTAGCTGGCGGCTTGTAA
- a CDS encoding CPXCG motif-containing cysteine-rich protein: MEFLHEETILCPYCNESIVILVDHEDREQEYIDDCSVCCRPIRIQVTTNDNDELVVTVCDENEA; this comes from the coding sequence ATGGAGTTTTTACACGAAGAAACAATACTTTGCCCTTACTGTAATGAATCCATTGTGATTCTGGTTGATCACGAAGATCGTGAGCAAGAGTACATTGATGATTGCAGCGTTTGTTGTCGACCGATTCGAATTCAAGTGACCACTAACGACAATGACGAATTAGTGGTCACGGTATGCGATGAGAATGAAGCGTAA
- a CDS encoding GNAT family N-acetyltransferase — MGVIVRGVRKEDSQGIINVLNPIIEGGLFSILDTPFSVEEEAQFIEAFPERGVFNVALDVDGACVVGFQNVEPFATYTRAFDHVGIIGTFVDEQYRRQGIATALFDATFTVAKSKGYEKLFAYVRGDNENALATYLKQGFEIVGTAKNHAKIRGKYIDEILIEKFLW; from the coding sequence ATGGGCGTAATAGTGAGAGGCGTTAGAAAAGAAGATTCTCAAGGCATCATTAATGTATTAAACCCTATTATCGAGGGCGGTCTTTTTTCTATTTTAGATACTCCATTTTCGGTTGAGGAAGAGGCGCAGTTTATTGAAGCGTTTCCAGAGAGAGGAGTTTTTAATGTCGCTCTCGATGTTGATGGAGCATGTGTTGTAGGTTTTCAAAATGTAGAACCTTTTGCGACGTACACTCGTGCTTTTGATCATGTTGGAATTATTGGTACCTTTGTCGATGAACAATACCGAAGACAAGGCATTGCAACGGCATTGTTTGACGCTACATTTACCGTTGCGAAATCGAAAGGGTATGAGAAGTTATTTGCGTACGTTAGAGGTGATAATGAAAATGCCTTGGCTACGTATTTAAAGCAAGGGTTTGAGATCGTTGGTACCGCAAAGAATCATGCTAAAATTCGTGGGAAATACATTGATGAAATACTCATCGAAAAATTTCTATGGTAG
- a CDS encoding MOSC domain-containing protein — protein sequence MKKNYLNRIYRGKVEHHYGFDTAINKSPIEKSLYLFLEGLEGDQCADSHHHGGVERALHQYPLEHYAYWKEKYGGDIHWGAPGMGENLSSEGMTEETVCLGDRYQWGDAIIEVSQPRSPCFKLNKRWEVENFSVDMQEISRCGWLYRVIQPGMVSADEPLELIERVPNAMTLREVCDVFFGDPLNNEGLLKLKQQSKLSGSWMMKVIARIETNEVENWNFRLLGHAGVKTTK from the coding sequence ATGAAAAAGAACTATCTTAATAGAATTTACCGTGGAAAAGTGGAACATCATTATGGCTTTGATACCGCAATAAATAAATCTCCAATTGAGAAGAGCTTATATCTTTTTCTTGAAGGATTAGAAGGTGATCAATGCGCCGATTCTCACCACCACGGTGGAGTAGAGCGTGCCTTGCATCAATATCCTTTAGAGCATTATGCTTACTGGAAAGAAAAATATGGGGGTGATATTCATTGGGGGGCTCCTGGAATGGGTGAGAACCTGAGCTCAGAAGGAATGACTGAAGAGACGGTTTGCTTGGGAGATCGCTACCAATGGGGCGACGCCATTATAGAAGTTAGCCAACCTCGTTCTCCGTGTTTTAAATTGAATAAACGTTGGGAAGTCGAGAATTTCTCTGTTGATATGCAAGAGATAAGTCGTTGTGGTTGGTTATATCGTGTCATTCAACCGGGAATGGTTAGCGCAGATGAACCTTTGGAATTGATTGAACGAGTTCCTAACGCAATGACATTACGTGAAGTCTGTGACGTATTTTTTGGTGATCCGCTTAACAACGAGGGTCTGCTTAAGTTAAAACAACAAAGCAAACTATCAGGCAGTTGGATGATGAAAGTAATAGCGCGTATTGAGACAAATGAAGTAGAGAATTGGAACTTCAGATTACTCGGTCATGCTGGTGTTAAAACGACAAAATAA
- a CDS encoding SDR family NAD(P)-dependent oxidoreductase, which yields MSKLALITGASRGIGKAISHYFAQQGYSLILVSLNKDNLNATKLELEAHYPSSCIETISVDFNNPADVESAISSIIAEHSSIDVMVNSAGVLMAGHTNLTLKQLSELINVNLLSTITACNLVIEKMKQQGYGEIYNIGSTAGLEPVPKIAAYSATKAAIVSYSQSLYHELLPFNIKVCCLCPSVVDTDMTNDGRIMNNLKIETQDLTKAIDFIRNLSPSASMSTLSIRCKTIDLEK from the coding sequence ATGTCTAAATTGGCACTAATTACGGGAGCAAGTCGAGGTATAGGAAAAGCGATTTCTCACTACTTTGCTCAGCAAGGTTATTCACTTATTTTAGTCTCATTAAATAAAGACAACCTCAATGCCACAAAATTAGAGTTAGAAGCCCACTACCCGTCGAGTTGCATCGAAACCATCAGCGTCGATTTTAATAACCCCGCAGACGTTGAATCTGCCATCTCTTCAATCATTGCTGAGCATAGCTCTATCGATGTAATGGTAAACAGCGCAGGTGTTCTCATGGCAGGACACACGAACTTAACGCTAAAGCAGCTTTCTGAATTAATAAACGTAAATCTACTTTCTACGATTACGGCCTGTAATTTGGTTATCGAAAAAATGAAACAACAAGGCTATGGTGAGATTTATAATATTGGATCAACCGCAGGTTTAGAACCCGTACCAAAGATCGCCGCGTACTCTGCCACAAAAGCCGCTATTGTGAGTTATAGCCAATCGCTTTATCACGAACTTCTTCCCTTTAATATAAAGGTATGTTGTTTATGTCCAAGCGTTGTCGATACTGACATGACCAACGATGGCCGTATTATGAACAACCTAAAAATCGAAACTCAAGATTTAACTAAAGCCATCGATTTTATACGCAACTTGTCGCCAAGTGCCAGTATGTCGACACTCTCTATACGTTGTAAAACCATTGATTTAGAAAAGTAA
- a CDS encoding collagenase: protein MGRLLASPHASTRKQVLTILQDLLTRYPLGGKSDKMWVGIAEMLSYFAPDKAKELGLENAKQDLEQRVITLDYNCDGPATIRAQNMTQAQAQTNCEMLTEKEIDFHIVTKSGYRPVNDDLNDTVEIVVFDSNSDYATYSSFLFGNTTNNGGQYLEGRPSQVDNKARFIAYRQDNNDGFAVLNLEHEYVHYLDGRFNLHGNFNENLREGYVIWWLEGFAEYMSYKNGYSDAIKIGRKKTYRLTDILATTYSHDTDRIYRWGYLAVRFLIDNHPEEVDALLALSREGDYKAWAKTVKNIGEQYDSAFNTWLDTVADEESPDKGDIENPDKPTQPSDNITALNTNTTIALSSEIYNEQLFYFDVTSEATAVSISISGDGDADVYGSFNKIAHYYDYDVSNFQRGSEETIRFTPNNANAPLNAGRYYFSVAAREAFEHVELTVNIENEASTTTPTIPSDDLKPVVLNKSIATDIVIHEQRYLVLYVPEGDQTVRIWVNNKSSTTNENRGDINLYAAKDYWPTEKQNEASSAHFGNNEFIEMHVKKSGYVYFSMTASQPDNLTEVYVTYE, encoded by the coding sequence ATGGGTCGTTTACTTGCTAGCCCGCACGCGAGTACACGTAAACAAGTCTTAACTATTCTTCAAGATCTCTTAACCCGTTATCCTCTCGGTGGAAAAAGCGACAAAATGTGGGTCGGTATTGCTGAAATGCTGAGCTACTTCGCCCCCGACAAAGCAAAAGAACTTGGTCTTGAAAACGCCAAACAAGATCTAGAGCAACGAGTCATCACTTTAGATTATAACTGCGATGGCCCAGCCACCATTCGAGCTCAAAACATGACACAGGCACAAGCACAAACGAACTGTGAGATGTTGACTGAAAAAGAAATAGATTTTCATATCGTCACGAAAAGTGGTTACCGCCCAGTAAATGATGATTTGAACGACACCGTTGAAATCGTCGTATTTGACAGTAATTCTGATTACGCGACTTACTCCTCTTTCTTGTTTGGAAACACAACAAACAATGGAGGTCAGTATCTGGAAGGAAGACCAAGTCAAGTCGACAACAAAGCACGTTTTATCGCTTACCGCCAAGATAATAATGACGGATTTGCCGTCTTAAACCTTGAGCATGAATACGTCCATTACCTTGATGGACGCTTTAACCTACACGGTAACTTCAATGAAAATTTACGTGAAGGCTATGTGATTTGGTGGTTAGAAGGCTTTGCAGAATACATGTCTTATAAAAACGGTTATAGCGATGCGATTAAAATAGGACGAAAAAAAACCTACCGTTTGACTGACATTCTAGCAACGACCTACAGTCACGATACCGATCGTATTTACCGTTGGGGTTATTTAGCGGTGCGATTCTTAATCGACAATCATCCAGAAGAGGTTGATGCATTATTGGCACTCTCTCGTGAAGGCGACTACAAAGCATGGGCAAAAACCGTAAAAAACATCGGTGAACAATACGATAGCGCGTTTAATACGTGGTTAGACACCGTGGCCGATGAAGAATCCCCTGATAAAGGCGACATTGAAAACCCAGATAAACCGACTCAACCGTCAGATAACATCACGGCATTAAATACCAATACTACCATCGCCTTATCATCAGAAATCTATAACGAACAATTGTTCTATTTTGATGTAACGTCTGAGGCAACAGCAGTATCCATTTCTATTTCGGGTGATGGTGATGCCGATGTGTATGGCAGTTTCAATAAAATCGCTCACTATTACGATTACGATGTCAGCAACTTCCAACGCGGCAGTGAGGAAACGATTCGATTCACACCAAACAATGCCAATGCCCCTCTTAACGCAGGTCGTTACTACTTTAGTGTTGCAGCAAGAGAAGCGTTTGAACACGTAGAGCTAACCGTTAACATTGAAAATGAAGCGTCAACAACAACGCCAACAATACCATCAGATGACTTAAAACCTGTGGTACTAAATAAAAGCATCGCCACTGACATTGTCATTCATGAACAACGTTATTTAGTGCTGTATGTACCAGAAGGCGATCAAACCGTTCGTATTTGGGTAAACAATAAATCATCGACAACGAATGAAAATAGAGGCGATATTAATCTCTATGCCGCCAAAGATTATTGGCCAACAGAGAAACAAAACGAAGCGTCTTCGGCTCATTTCGGAAATAATGAATTCATTGAAATGCACGTTAAAAAATCAGGCTATGTTTATTTCTCAATGACCGCATCTCAACCCGATAACTTAACGGAAGTATACGTCACATACGAATAG
- a CDS encoding DUF3859 domain-containing protein → MKMSTLTLGFLSLGFLNTFSYASQPILISDVDFNDPQFSLCVEKQNQPVLEKIKALNCNRMGIHSVDEIQFMPALKVILLSNNQIETIDTSAVVNLERLVIEGNQLSSLNLSSNQHLNFINVRNNQLKTLDFSQQSQLIKIKADYNQLSEIDFGSSEALVAVEVNNNQLTRIDVSPLTKLKEVIAFNNPLTDIILPSTNELKLLSVEGTPYAKSQTGTLVGKGISNLEAPRVSIIEGGLISKNNDKYDMFSSQLVTPSVGQYIGIRYAVEPPIQDNDKAADPHSKMRVKLPITVRMTHPEIIDPKTGKRSTVSSWTDTMFKHNNNLAMWYFGDKSELVSGRWTLEILYAGSVLAKRSFEVANLDELAAEKKRELESRKELLKVVLTMNKTLCGGTKFRRCMEFSSTDHCEVNIEPYKKRCMSIAFDKVKKQAEKGTSKDIIRMVFSHYSSCIGSSYIQESKLDAKKVGLCFRQ, encoded by the coding sequence ATGAAGATGTCGACGTTAACATTGGGCTTTCTTAGTCTTGGTTTTTTGAATACGTTTAGCTATGCGAGTCAGCCAATATTAATAAGTGATGTTGACTTTAATGATCCTCAGTTTTCTCTTTGTGTTGAGAAACAGAACCAACCAGTATTAGAGAAAATCAAAGCATTAAATTGTAATCGTATGGGGATTCATTCCGTCGATGAAATTCAATTCATGCCTGCTTTGAAAGTGATTTTATTGTCGAATAATCAAATTGAAACGATTGATACGTCTGCTGTTGTTAATTTAGAACGATTAGTCATTGAGGGGAATCAACTATCGTCGCTTAATCTCTCTTCAAATCAACATCTTAATTTTATTAATGTGCGTAATAATCAATTGAAAACGTTAGATTTCAGTCAACAATCGCAGTTAATTAAAATAAAAGCGGATTACAATCAACTGAGTGAGATTGATTTTGGTTCGAGTGAGGCGTTAGTTGCCGTTGAGGTGAATAATAATCAATTAACTCGTATTGATGTATCTCCATTAACGAAATTAAAAGAAGTGATTGCGTTTAATAATCCGCTGACTGACATAATATTGCCAAGTACGAATGAGCTTAAATTACTGTCTGTTGAAGGAACCCCTTACGCTAAAAGTCAAACCGGTACGTTAGTCGGGAAAGGGATATCAAATCTAGAGGCACCACGAGTGAGTATTATTGAGGGAGGTTTGATTTCTAAAAATAATGATAAATATGACATGTTTTCCTCTCAGTTAGTGACTCCGTCGGTTGGGCAATATATTGGTATCCGTTACGCCGTCGAACCGCCAATACAAGATAATGATAAAGCAGCAGATCCACACTCAAAAATGCGAGTGAAACTCCCTATCACAGTGCGTATGACACACCCTGAAATTATCGATCCTAAAACGGGTAAACGTTCTACGGTGTCTAGTTGGACGGATACTATGTTTAAGCATAATAATAATTTGGCGATGTGGTATTTCGGTGATAAATCGGAGTTGGTGTCAGGCCGTTGGACGCTAGAAATTTTGTATGCTGGTTCTGTTCTTGCGAAACGCTCATTTGAAGTCGCGAATCTTGATGAGCTTGCGGCTGAGAAAAAGCGAGAGTTGGAATCGCGTAAAGAGTTACTCAAGGTAGTCCTTACCATGAATAAAACGCTGTGTGGAGGAACGAAATTTCGTCGTTGTATGGAATTTTCCTCGACCGACCACTGTGAAGTAAATATCGAGCCTTATAAAAAACGTTGTATGTCTATTGCTTTTGATAAAGTGAAAAAACAGGCCGAAAAAGGTACATCTAAAGATATAATTAGAATGGTATTTAGTCATTATTCTAGCTGTATAGGATCCAGTTATATACAAGAATCAAAGCTAGATGCGAAAAAAGTAGGCTTATGTTTTCGCCAATGA
- a CDS encoding IS630-like element ISVsa8 family transposase (programmed frameshift): MKAVNPLTDNEKITLKEAIANHPKNRVRIRAHAIILSDKGYSILALTDILDAKFETISSWIDHWEACGMLGLYDAVRIGRKPIYTEAEVYRLKSLVDEEPHQLKRAQAILEEETGKKSSLDTIKRNNKKSDYSYKRARHSLKLKRDDMKFNNFSNILNSLIEMERTNKCELFYFDESGFSQKSNLPYCWGPIGVQSLRPAHSHSKRLNVLGFLSRQGKLSFQTTEGRVTTDTVIDAFEHFINARKNDKPCFIILDNASFHRSAKFKQKLHEWLMNDVLVCYLPPYSPELNIIEILWKKVKYEWLPCEAFKTFEDLSINIKNILNYYGEKFTITFA, from the exons ATGAAAGCAGTTAATCCTTTAACAGACAATGAAAAAATAACCCTAAAAGAAGCGATCGCTAATCATCCAAAAAATAGAGTAAGAATACGAGCACATGCGATTATTCTCAGTGATAAAGGCTACTCTATTTTAGCGTTAACTGATATTTTAGACGCTAAATTTGAGACCATATCGTCATGGATAGACCATTGGGAAGCCTGTGGAATGCTCGGATTGTATGACGCTGTTCGTATAGGTAGAAAACCTATTTACACAGAAGCAGAAGTATATCGTTTGAAGTCATTGGTTGATGAAGAGCCACATCAACTTAAACGAGCACAAGCAATACTTGAAGAAGAAACAGGTAAAAAATCCAGCTTAGACACTATTAAACGAAATA ATAAAAAAAGTGATTACAGTTACAAAAGAGCCCGACACTCATTAAAGTTAAAGCGTGACGATATGAAATTCAATAATTTCAGTAATATATTGAATTCATTGATTGAAATGGAACGTACGAATAAATGTGAACTCTTTTATTTTGATGAGTCAGGCTTTAGTCAGAAATCTAATCTTCCTTATTGTTGGGGACCTATCGGTGTTCAATCGCTAAGGCCTGCTCATTCACACAGCAAACGGCTCAATGTTCTTGGCTTCTTAAGTAGACAAGGTAAATTGAGTTTTCAAACAACGGAAGGAAGAGTAACTACCGATACAGTAATTGATGCATTTGAGCACTTTATCAACGCACGAAAAAACGATAAGCCATGCTTTATTATCTTAGATAATGCCTCTTTTCATAGGTCAGCAAAATTTAAACAAAAATTGCATGAGTGGTTGATGAATGATGTATTAGTTTGTTATCTACCACCGTACTCTCCAGAGCTCAATATCATTGAGATATTGTGGAAGAAAGTAAAATATGAATGGTTACCATGTGAAGCGTTCAAAACGTTTGAAGACCTCAGTATTAACATCAAAAACATATTAAATTATTACGGCGAAAAATTCACAATAACTTTTGCGTGA
- a CDS encoding DUF6868 family protein: MTNINDITVFFGWCSIINMGFLVFAALFLTLFNDFIINVHSKILGISSSELPSLYFKYLANYKIGILIFNLVPYIALKLMV, encoded by the coding sequence ATGACTAACATTAATGACATCACCGTATTTTTTGGTTGGTGCTCCATAATAAATATGGGGTTTTTAGTTTTTGCTGCGTTATTTCTTACTTTATTTAACGATTTTATTATTAACGTCCACAGTAAAATACTTGGCATCTCTTCATCAGAACTTCCGTCATTGTATTTTAAATATTTGGCTAATTATAAAATTGGAATTCTAATCTTTAATCTAGTGCCATACATCGCTTTAAAATTAATGGTTTAA
- a CDS encoding M9 family metallopeptidase N-terminal domain-containing protein — protein MIINNYISSWYRITPLALAISGSLIAPSTFATELIEPKSCSAHEISLSAQFLDNIENANYECRKSWFSAPRPLFESLYSEPQLQRVGHRLNLRITEYTGEDSQANQIENLSEYVRAAYYIRYGFKAELNDYSDQLDAQLAESIQSFIAHPQAMATGQKQANAMYSMIYMIDSIRQLPSIMDSLVTLLDTLSVDNADNWENQRTLNVLFQAMSGHSGIQTYYDHLQARPDYLIKLHQFILNKE, from the coding sequence ATGATAATTAACAATTATATCAGCAGTTGGTACCGAATTACTCCGCTTGCACTTGCTATATCTGGAAGCTTAATCGCTCCATCCACCTTTGCAACTGAATTAATCGAACCTAAATCCTGTTCGGCACACGAAATTTCATTATCAGCTCAGTTTCTCGATAATATCGAAAACGCCAATTATGAATGTCGAAAATCTTGGTTTAGTGCTCCTCGCCCATTATTTGAATCGTTATACAGCGAACCCCAATTACAAAGAGTGGGGCATCGTCTGAATCTACGCATCACTGAATATACGGGTGAAGATTCACAAGCAAACCAAATTGAAAACCTATCCGAATACGTGCGCGCTGCCTATTATATTCGCTACGGATTTAAAGCCGAACTGAATGATTATTCTGATCAACTCGATGCTCAACTTGCGGAGAGTATTCAATCTTTTATTGCCCACCCACAAGCCATGGCAACAGGACAAAAGCAAGCAAATGCCATGTATAGCATGATCTATATGATCGACAGCATTCGACAATTGCCTTCTATCATGGATTCTTTAGTAACCTTGTTGGATACCCTTTCTGTCGATAATGCCGACAATTGGGAAAATCAACGTACTCTAAATGTTCTATTTCAAGCCATGAGTGGACATTCAGGCATACAAACGTATTACGATCATCTTCAAGCCCGTCCTGATTATCTCATAAAGTTACATCAATTTATTTTAAACAAAGAATAG
- a CDS encoding SDR family NAD(P)-dependent oxidoreductase has protein sequence MNILIIGASGGIGLSIVKSAIKHYQNASILATYHHHIGFSHLNVHWIKLDVTNENEIKQLSKTVHDVDILINAVGFLHSEQHKPEKSIAQFSHDLFDKNMNLNTLPSLMLAKHFEAALKASTNNTFYVVLSARIGSIKDNNIGGWLSYRMSKAALNMAIKTISIEWKLKLPHCCVMLFHPGTTDTELSKPFQKNLPKNQLQSPEFTSESLLTLIHHSTPSDSGRFRSFDGTDIEW, from the coding sequence ATGAATATATTGATTATTGGCGCTTCTGGAGGCATTGGACTTTCCATTGTGAAAAGCGCTATTAAACACTACCAAAATGCCTCAATTTTAGCCACCTATCACCACCACATCGGGTTTTCTCATTTAAATGTGCACTGGATTAAATTAGATGTTACTAACGAAAACGAGATAAAACAGCTTTCCAAAACGGTTCACGATGTAGATATTCTCATTAATGCCGTAGGATTTCTTCATTCTGAACAACATAAACCTGAAAAATCGATAGCGCAGTTTAGTCACGATTTATTTGATAAGAACATGAACTTAAATACATTACCTAGCCTCATGTTAGCTAAGCATTTTGAAGCCGCCCTAAAAGCATCAACAAATAATACTTTCTATGTCGTTCTCTCGGCAAGAATCGGTAGCATAAAAGACAATAACATTGGTGGATGGCTAAGTTATCGCATGTCGAAAGCCGCGTTAAATATGGCAATAAAAACAATCAGTATCGAGTGGAAACTTAAATTGCCACACTGTTGCGTGATGTTATTTCACCCAGGAACTACGGATACCGAATTATCAAAACCATTTCAGAAAAATTTACCAAAAAACCAACTGCAATCGCCTGAATTCACCTCCGAATCACTGTTAACATTAATCCATCACTCAACACCAAGTGATTCAGGAAGGTTTCGTAGCTTTGATGGCACAGACATTGAATGGTAA
- a CDS encoding YbbD family protein, with product MKKFVWLIAFLIVGCSDVMDNYYPTYQDALENKLFTRGWLPNILPESTKKIEVSNDLDLNTSVGRFVIDKQDRDAFISQLTLVDIKKNRFEYYSGQSVWAFNMEDNGVVRYTLSVNR from the coding sequence TTGAAAAAGTTTGTATGGCTTATTGCCTTTCTCATTGTAGGGTGCAGTGATGTTATGGATAATTATTATCCGACCTACCAAGATGCGTTGGAAAATAAGCTTTTCACTCGGGGTTGGTTACCCAATATTTTGCCTGAATCAACGAAAAAAATTGAGGTAAGTAATGATCTTGACCTTAATACATCGGTTGGTCGCTTTGTTATCGATAAACAAGATCGCGATGCTTTTATATCGCAGCTTACTCTTGTGGACATCAAAAAAAATCGCTTTGAATATTATTCCGGACAAAGTGTTTGGGCATTTAATATGGAAGACAATGGCGTTGTTCGTTATACGTTGTCAGTTAATAGATAA
- a CDS encoding cold shock domain-containing protein translates to MEGQVVRWIDNKGFGFIRGNDPDNDNEVFAHISQFKKGYRRPRVGDEVVFLIGYEDGKKVANTISLINVKPLKVTNATAVRLSKVITLFFIFTLFFLYLFFITWEVTPFYSPPSYDESEAPIRVRQNTGFRCEGKTRCTQMNSCDEAKFYLRYCPNVKIDGDDDGTPCERQFCGAW, encoded by the coding sequence ATGGAAGGTCAAGTTGTTCGTTGGATTGATAATAAAGGGTTTGGTTTTATTCGGGGGAATGATCCCGATAATGATAATGAAGTATTTGCTCATATTTCACAGTTTAAAAAAGGATACCGCAGGCCAAGGGTAGGTGATGAAGTTGTCTTTTTAATTGGTTATGAGGATGGTAAAAAAGTAGCCAACACCATTTCGTTGATAAACGTTAAACCTTTGAAGGTCACTAATGCGACAGCAGTAAGGCTAAGCAAAGTGATTACCTTATTTTTTATTTTCACTCTATTTTTTCTTTATCTCTTTTTTATTACTTGGGAAGTCACTCCATTTTATTCACCACCTTCTTATGATGAATCGGAAGCGCCAATAAGAGTACGTCAAAACACGGGTTTTAGGTGTGAAGGAAAAACCCGTTGTACTCAAATGAATTCATGCGATGAAGCGAAGTTCTACCTTCGTTATTGTCCAAACGTTAAGATCGATGGCGATGATGATGGAACGCCTTGTGAGCGACAGTTTTGTGGGGCGTGGTAG
- a CDS encoding YkgJ family cysteine cluster protein: MNNNREIIASLRERIPTFECTPGCHDCCGPVTTSSEEMSRLPVKSDAEHEAALNEFDCVHLGPKGCTVYEERPLICRLFGTTPNMPCPNSCRPKEMIDSKTERQIHHYIANTRQVLV; the protein is encoded by the coding sequence ATGAACAATAACCGAGAAATAATCGCGAGTTTGCGTGAGCGCATTCCAACGTTTGAATGTACGCCAGGGTGTCACGATTGCTGTGGGCCTGTGACGACGTCTTCGGAAGAAATGTCGCGTTTGCCAGTGAAAAGTGATGCAGAGCATGAGGCGGCATTAAATGAATTTGATTGCGTTCATTTGGGGCCTAAGGGGTGTACTGTATACGAAGAAAGACCGTTAATATGCCGACTTTTTGGTACAACACCAAACATGCCGTGTCCAAATAGCTGCCGACCGAAAGAGATGATTGATTCGAAAACCGAACGTCAGATCCATCATTACATCGCAAATACACGACAAGTGTTGGTGTAA